A genomic window from uncultured Methanobrevibacter sp. includes:
- a CDS encoding alpha/beta fold hydrolase, protein MDSFEFENGDLLNDVKVEYMTFGTPIRDDEGSIKNAIIYCPGSLGNYSSVKKLAPLVDEGNVFDENKYFFVCLTPLGSSGSCSPSLTDLKNKFPKYSILDVAKFQMQFLKEKFNISHVLGIIGNSMGGFVALTLAINYPDYADFIITGVSSYKVAGHDFILSKFVDEIITSDPDYAKGEMTYSLIRTLRLANLAEFNFGLSHKSLRDMSNDELAIEFENFGNEMLETDIYDLKYCNEACMNFNVEDELDRVTSNVLIISCKQDPHFPPEFDGIPMSEMIDGARLIVMDSELGHLCFNELETISDQLKDFMENLYGC, encoded by the coding sequence ATGGATTCATTTGAGTTTGAGAATGGCGATTTATTAAATGATGTTAAAGTTGAATATATGACTTTTGGAACTCCCATCCGTGATGATGAAGGTTCAATTAAAAATGCAATCATTTATTGTCCAGGTTCATTGGGCAACTATTCCAGTGTGAAAAAATTGGCTCCATTGGTTGATGAGGGCAATGTTTTTGATGAAAACAAATATTTTTTTGTTTGTTTAACTCCATTGGGCTCTTCAGGTTCATGTTCCCCATCACTTACAGATTTAAAAAACAAATTTCCCAAATATTCCATTTTGGATGTTGCAAAATTTCAAATGCAGTTTCTTAAGGAAAAATTCAATATTTCCCATGTTTTAGGAATTATAGGCAATTCCATGGGAGGTTTTGTTGCATTGACTTTGGCCATTAATTATCCTGATTATGCTGATTTCATCATCACCGGAGTAAGCAGCTATAAGGTTGCGGGCCATGACTTCATTCTTTCAAAATTTGTTGACGAGATAATAACTTCTGATCCCGATTATGCAAAAGGCGAAATGACCTATTCACTAATCAGAACATTAAGGTTGGCCAATCTTGCTGAATTTAATTTCGGACTTTCCCACAAATCACTAAGGGACATGTCCAATGATGAACTGGCAATTGAATTTGAAAACTTTGGAAATGAAATGCTTGAAACAGACATCTATGATTTGAAATACTGCAACGAGGCATGCATGAATTTCAATGTTGAAGATGAGCTGGACAGGGTAACCTCAAATGTTTTAATCATATCATGCAAACAGGATCCTCATTTTCCTCCGGAATTTGACGGAATTCCTATGTCTGAAATGATTGACGGTGCAAGACTTATTGTCATGGATTCTGAATTGGGACATTTGTGTTTTAATGAACTTGAAACAATTTCTGATCAATTAAAAGATTTCATGGAGAATTTGTATGGATGTTAA
- a CDS encoding formate--phosphoribosylaminoimidazolecarboxamide ligase has translation MGKVKKEDILDILAKYDKSEITIATLGSHTSLHILQGAKEEGFRTAIVCQKGREIPYQRFNVADEYIIVDEFKDIVNEDVQQKLRDMNAIVVPHGSFVAYAGLDNVEDKFNVPMFGNRDVLRWEAERDKERALLVEGDVRIPFKYNSPAEIDRPVMVKFPGARGGRGYFVASSTEEFDAKIEAMKARGWLEDSDVEAAHIEEYVSGCNYCIHYFYSALDDTVELMGMDTRYESSIDGFVRMPAKDQLDIDLSPSYVVTGNHPAVIRESLLPQVFDIADKLTESAKKLVAPGLNGPFCMQTLVNDNLEVICFEISARTDGGTNTFMDGSPYSYLTYGKPMSMGRRIALEIKRGIERDELEKIIT, from the coding sequence ATGGGCAAAGTTAAAAAGGAAGATATTTTAGATATTTTGGCTAAATATGACAAAAGTGAAATCACTATAGCTACTCTCGGAAGTCACACTTCTTTACATATTTTGCAAGGTGCAAAAGAAGAAGGATTTAGGACCGCTATCGTTTGTCAAAAAGGAAGAGAAATTCCTTATCAAAGATTTAATGTGGCAGATGAATATATTATTGTTGACGAATTCAAAGACATAGTCAATGAGGATGTCCAACAGAAACTCAGAGATATGAATGCTATTGTTGTTCCGCACGGATCTTTTGTTGCATATGCAGGTCTTGACAATGTTGAAGACAAATTCAATGTCCCAATGTTTGGAAACAGAGATGTGCTCAGATGGGAAGCTGAAAGGGACAAGGAAAGAGCATTGCTTGTAGAAGGGGATGTAAGAATTCCATTCAAATACAACAGTCCTGCTGAAATCGACCGTCCTGTAATGGTTAAATTCCCTGGTGCAAGAGGGGGAAGAGGATACTTCGTTGCATCATCAACCGAAGAATTCGATGCAAAAATCGAAGCAATGAAAGCACGTGGATGGTTAGAAGACAGTGATGTTGAAGCTGCACACATTGAGGAATATGTTTCAGGTTGTAACTACTGTATCCACTATTTCTACTCAGCACTTGACGACACTGTAGAATTGATGGGTATGGACACAAGATATGAATCAAGTATTGACGGATTTGTAAGAATGCCTGCAAAAGATCAATTGGACATTGATTTAAGTCCTTCTTATGTTGTAACCGGTAACCACCCTGCAGTAATTCGTGAATCATTACTTCCACAGGTATTTGATATTGCTGATAAATTAACAGAAAGTGCTAAAAAATTGGTTGCTCCAGGATTAAACGGACCATTCTGTATGCAAACATTAGTAAATGATAATCTTGAAGTAATCTGTTTTGAAATCAGTGCAAGAACCGACGGTGGAACAAACACTTTCATGGATGGTTCTCCTTACTCCTACCTGACCTATGGTAAACCAATGAGTATGGGTAGAAGAATTGCTTTAGAAATTAAACGTGGTATAGAAAGAGATGAATTAGAAAAAATAATAACATAG
- a CDS encoding SDR family NAD(P)-dependent oxidoreductase, protein MNDLFNLSGQVALVSGASSGIGVDMAKAYARYGANIVVTGRRKERLDQVAEEIKELGVDCIGVVCDVTDTESVEACVKEVMDHFGRIDILHNNAGYGATKEAELLTDDEWNKTVDVDLTGTFKMSRAVAREAMIPQKYGRIINTASMFGLVGTMATPTSPYAAAKGGVVNLTRQLAAEWAKYNITVNAICPGTFPTELTRSTIDNDEYKAYTKTVVPVGRSGVDGELDSTVVYLASPKSSYVTGQAIAVDGGYTCI, encoded by the coding sequence ATGAATGATTTATTTAATTTATCAGGACAAGTAGCACTTGTCAGTGGAGCATCCTCCGGTATCGGAGTAGACATGGCAAAAGCATACGCAAGATACGGCGCAAACATCGTCGTCACCGGAAGAAGGAAAGAAAGATTAGACCAAGTAGCAGAAGAAATCAAAGAACTTGGTGTAGACTGCATCGGTGTAGTATGTGATGTAACCGACACTGAAAGTGTAGAAGCATGTGTTAAAGAAGTTATGGACCACTTTGGAAGAATAGACATTCTCCACAACAACGCAGGATACGGAGCTACAAAAGAAGCAGAATTATTAACTGATGACGAATGGAACAAAACCGTTGATGTAGACTTAACCGGTACATTCAAAATGTCCAGAGCTGTAGCACGTGAAGCAATGATTCCACAAAAATACGGAAGAATCATCAACACTGCATCCATGTTCGGTTTAGTTGGAACCATGGCAACACCAACATCCCCATACGCAGCAGCAAAAGGTGGAGTAGTAAACCTCACAAGACAATTAGCAGCTGAATGGGCAAAATACAACATTACCGTAAATGCAATCTGTCCAGGTACCTTCCCAACTGAATTAACTCGTTCAACCATTGACAACGATGAATACAAAGCATACACAAAAACCGTTGTACCTGTTGGAAGATCTGGTGTTGACGGAGAATTAGATTCCACTGTTGTATACTTAGCATCCCCTAAATCCAGTTACGTAACTGGTCAAGCAATTGCTGTAGACGGTGGATATACCTGTATTTAA
- a CDS encoding ATP-dependent helicase: MIEEQTKNYTKKQIFKTLHPWVRKWFDSQFDDFTPAQKRSIIDIHKKNNILISSPTGSGKTLTAFLSVISELTTLAEKDQLEDKVYCIYISPLKALDNDIEKNLDEPLDGIEKIAGKKLGIRKAVRTGDTTQYQRQKMLKKPPHILITTPETLSILLVAPKFRKKLSHVRYLIIDEIHSLAENKRGVHLSLSLERLQHLIGQYTRIGLSATVSPIEEVAKFLVGYEYGVERNCKIVNVNYLKELDMEVMCPVSDIVLADEEDTRLGMYDLLDDLIQENKTTLIFTNTRSGTERFVYNLKKMYPMNYNDSNIMAHHSSLSKEVRLETENKLKEGKLKAVISSTSLELGIDIGYIDLVVLINSPKSVARALQRIGRSGHRLHEKSKGRIIVTDRDDLVECSVLLKNAKEGKIDKITIPTNCLDVLAQHIYGMSIENPWDIDYAYDVIRKSYCYKDLTRDDYEDVLSYMAGEYPELEERYVYAKIWIDYKENTFGKRGKLARMLYSTNIGTIPDSSGVLVKCDGETVGKIEESFMERLKKGDTFVLGGRTFRFNYGKGMTINVTPASGPPTIPSWFSQQLPLSFDLAMDIQKFRSHMETRFEYRRSKEEIMEFIYDYLYVDDFAANSIYEYFVEQYKYAKIPSNRCLLIEYYKGFGGRKFVIFHSLFGRKVNDALSRAVAYVVAQRYNTNVTISISDNGFYLSSDGVIGGLESFKQLNPENFERILTNSLNKTETLASRFRHCAGRSLMTLRRYKGESKSVGRQQVRGKILLKFVQDMDDNFSILKEARREAMEDYMDIKNALKIISMVDSGEMEIKTIDTVIPSPFAFNLVSQGYLDVLNQNDRGEFTKRMHQAILEQIKDKLKDIY, from the coding sequence ATGATTGAAGAGCAAACTAAAAACTACACCAAAAAGCAAATTTTTAAAACATTGCACCCATGGGTTAGAAAATGGTTTGACTCACAGTTCGATGATTTCACACCTGCCCAAAAAAGATCAATCATAGACATCCACAAGAAAAACAACATACTGATATCCTCACCTACCGGTTCGGGTAAGACACTGACCGCATTTTTATCAGTGATAAGCGAACTGACAACACTTGCCGAAAAGGACCAACTGGAGGACAAGGTTTATTGCATCTACATCTCACCGCTGAAGGCACTTGACAACGATATTGAAAAGAATCTTGACGAACCTCTGGACGGTATCGAAAAGATAGCCGGAAAAAAATTGGGAATAAGAAAAGCGGTCAGAACAGGTGACACAACACAATACCAAAGGCAAAAGATGCTTAAAAAACCACCACACATACTGATTACCACCCCAGAAACATTATCCATCCTTCTGGTGGCTCCAAAGTTCAGGAAAAAACTAAGTCATGTCAGATATCTGATTATTGATGAGATACATTCACTGGCCGAAAACAAACGGGGAGTTCATTTAAGCCTATCCCTGGAAAGACTACAGCATCTTATCGGACAATACACAAGAATCGGATTATCCGCAACTGTCAGCCCCATTGAAGAGGTCGCAAAATTCCTTGTAGGCTATGAATATGGCGTTGAAAGGAACTGTAAAATCGTCAATGTAAACTATCTGAAAGAACTTGACATGGAGGTAATGTGTCCTGTAAGCGATATTGTGCTTGCAGATGAGGAGGACACCCGGCTTGGAATGTATGACCTTTTGGACGACCTCATTCAGGAAAACAAAACCACACTGATTTTTACAAACACACGTAGCGGTACTGAAAGGTTTGTCTATAACCTGAAGAAGATGTATCCGATGAACTACAATGATTCAAACATCATGGCCCACCACTCCTCACTTTCAAAGGAAGTCAGACTGGAAACAGAAAACAAACTGAAGGAAGGAAAACTGAAGGCAGTTATTTCATCAACCTCCCTTGAACTTGGAATCGATATCGGTTATATTGATTTGGTGGTTTTGATAAACTCCCCGAAATCGGTGGCAAGAGCCCTTCAAAGAATAGGCAGAAGCGGACACAGACTGCATGAAAAGTCAAAGGGACGAATCATCGTAACCGACAGGGACGACCTTGTTGAATGTTCAGTCCTGCTTAAAAATGCCAAGGAGGGAAAAATCGACAAGATCACCATCCCGACCAACTGTCTGGATGTCCTGGCACAGCACATATACGGAATGAGTATTGAAAATCCCTGGGATATCGATTACGCTTATGACGTTATCCGCAAAAGCTACTGCTACAAAGACCTCACCCGTGACGATTATGAGGATGTCTTAAGTTATATGGCCGGAGAGTATCCCGAACTTGAAGAGCGTTACGTTTATGCAAAAATCTGGATTGACTATAAGGAAAACACATTCGGAAAACGTGGAAAACTGGCAAGAATGCTTTATTCCACAAACATCGGAACAATACCGGATTCATCAGGAGTGCTTGTAAAATGTGACGGCGAAACTGTGGGTAAAATTGAAGAGTCATTCATGGAAAGGTTAAAAAAGGGAGACACCTTCGTTTTGGGCGGAAGGACATTTAGGTTCAATTACGGAAAGGGAATGACAATAAACGTTACACCCGCAAGCGGTCCTCCAACAATCCCCTCATGGTTTTCACAGCAGCTCCCACTGTCATTTGACCTTGCAATGGACATTCAGAAATTCAGATCACACATGGAAACACGCTTTGAATACAGAAGAAGCAAGGAAGAGATAATGGAATTCATTTACGATTATTTATATGTTGATGATTTTGCGGCCAATTCCATCTACGAATACTTTGTCGAACAGTACAAATATGCCAAAATCCCCTCAAACAGATGCCTTTTAATTGAATATTACAAGGGATTCGGAGGAAGAAAGTTCGTGATTTTCCATTCACTCTTTGGCCGTAAGGTAAATGATGCACTCTCCCGTGCCGTTGCTTATGTTGTAGCCCAAAGATACAATACAAATGTCACAATATCAATTTCAGACAACGGATTTTATCTGAGCTCAGACGGAGTAATCGGAGGTTTGGAATCATTCAAGCAGTTAAATCCTGAGAATTTCGAAAGGATATTGACAAACTCCCTCAATAAAACCGAAACCCTGGCCTCACGTTTCAGACATTGTGCAGGAAGATCACTCATGACCCTCAGAAGATACAAGGGAGAGTCAAAATCCGTCGGACGCCAGCAGGTGAGGGGAAAGATACTGCTTAAGTTCGTTCAGGACATGGATGACAACTTCTCCATTTTAAAGGAAGCAAGAAGGGAAGCCATGGAAGATTACATGGACATTAAAAACGCTTTAAAAATAATAAGCATGGTCGACTCCGGAGAAATGGAGATAAAAACCATTGATACAGTCATTCCAAGTCCGTTTGCTTTCAATCTGGTTTCACAGGGATATCTTGATGTGTTGAATCAGAATGATAGAGGAGAGTTTACAAAAAGGATGCATCAGGCAATACTTGAACAGATTAAAGACAAATTGAAAGACATCTATTGA
- a CDS encoding DUF5518 domain-containing protein, which yields MAKWGAVFIGFILAIMVKAFFAPYEFIGLLIVGFITGYIAHSGALGGLWNAALAGAFGTIVGAILFILIATFGGAFAGIFGGLTGFASIITIIESLIYYAIVMGITGAFGGAIASKNNGDRK from the coding sequence ATGGCTAAATGGGGCGCAGTATTTATTGGTTTCATACTAGCAATTATGGTAAAAGCATTCTTTGCACCTTATGAATTTATAGGATTATTGATTGTAGGATTCATTACCGGTTATATTGCTCATTCAGGAGCATTGGGCGGTTTGTGGAATGCGGCACTTGCCGGAGCATTTGGTACAATTGTTGGTGCAATACTATTTATTTTAATTGCCACATTTGGAGGTGCATTTGCTGGAATCTTTGGAGGATTGACAGGATTTGCAAGCATAATAACAATAATAGAATCCTTAATTTATTATGCAATTGTAATGGGAATTACAGGAGCATTTGGAGGAGCAATAGCTTCAAAAAATAATGGAGATAGAAAATGA
- a CDS encoding DUF5750 family protein translates to MDVNITDYGQGERNFVEYTVSGLAVNQLEFLNENLTENTEIAGDNLIITMDFDDELYPFQSEVAKFRLEDFISREEIEMMVFLSSFLEDM, encoded by the coding sequence ATGGATGTTAATATAACAGATTATGGTCAGGGTGAAAGAAATTTTGTAGAATACACAGTTTCAGGCCTGGCTGTCAATCAATTGGAATTTTTAAATGAAAACCTGACTGAAAATACTGAAATTGCGGGGGATAATCTTATAATAACTATGGATTTTGATGATGAGCTGTATCCGTTTCAAAGTGAAGTTGCCAAATTCAGATTGGAGGATTTCATTTCCCGTGAAGAAATTGAAATGATGGTTTTTTTAAGCAGTTTTCTTGAAGATATGTAA
- a CDS encoding PsbP-related protein, with protein MKKCPECGNPSYDGAPICGNCGYKFPKPKVEAPKKEDIFKEKPRLEKQPSNDEDTLTIIKNNKLVIGAILIITLIVIGGILLMGSNNPNNPNSNSVLQSGDMKEYKDASFSFKYPSSWKEVNGSDAEHPGAVFFQNEENVTIEYYNISNDASSIKEITQDRISVAQTQNDYVELVETITLDGRNSSNMILENADGDYTRYVSMFSEGELYVFKITGSSENSLTSEAIENTIHSADIA; from the coding sequence GTGAAAAAATGTCCTGAATGTGGAAATCCTAGTTATGATGGTGCTCCTATTTGTGGAAATTGCGGGTATAAATTCCCAAAACCAAAAGTTGAAGCCCCAAAAAAGGAAGATATTTTCAAAGAAAAACCAAGACTTGAAAAACAACCTTCAAATGACGAGGATACACTTACAATTATCAAAAATAACAAACTTGTTATTGGAGCAATATTAATTATAACTTTAATCGTTATTGGCGGAATATTATTAATGGGATCAAATAATCCTAATAATCCTAATTCTAATTCCGTACTTCAATCCGGCGATATGAAAGAATACAAAGATGCATCCTTTAGTTTCAAATATCCAAGTTCCTGGAAAGAAGTAAACGGCAGTGATGCAGAACATCCTGGAGCAGTATTTTTCCAAAATGAAGAAAATGTTACCATAGAATACTATAACATTTCCAATGATGCTAGCTCCATCAAGGAAATTACTCAAGACAGAATTAGTGTTGCTCAAACCCAAAACGATTATGTTGAACTTGTAGAGACAATAACTTTAGATGGTAGAAATTCATCAAATATGATATTAGAAAACGCTGATGGAGATTACACCAGATACGTTTCAATGTTTAGTGAAGGAGAACTCTATGTCTTTAAGATAACAGGAAGTTCTGAAAATTCACTTACTTCTGAAGCTATTGAAAATACAATACATTCAGCAGATATTGCTTAA
- a CDS encoding homoserine acetyltransferase, with amino-acid sequence MTNSEEIFIGYDKYTMDSFEFESGSVLENVDVEYMAKGTPKFDDEGNMTNVILYCHRFNGSYSSLDDIFRLTAKGKPFDFEKYYFISITSLGFPNSCCPSTTDLKHNFPKYTIKDRVNFKRQFLKERFNIENVHGIISRGVGGYEAYTWACDYPDELDFIICSSTAFKTNGYRYVVSKCMESIIESSDDFYSDIYSDSLSRMMVSINKLLYSNYFSKQVFHNMTNDEIDVLMDDFVDDGLFVDIYDFKLRNDAVLEYDVEDKLKNIKAKALIISSKNDMYYSPKFDVMPIEELIENSKIILLEPSADYATYEDYPLIEDELNNFLDNVKNK; translated from the coding sequence TTGACAAACAGTGAGGAAATTTTTATAGGGTATGATAAGTACACTATGGATAGTTTTGAATTCGAATCAGGAAGTGTTCTTGAGAATGTTGATGTTGAGTACATGGCAAAGGGAACTCCCAAGTTTGATGATGAGGGGAACATGACAAATGTCATTTTGTACTGCCACAGATTTAACGGTTCTTATTCTTCACTGGATGATATATTCAGACTCACTGCTAAAGGCAAACCATTCGATTTTGAAAAATACTATTTTATCTCAATCACTTCACTTGGTTTTCCAAATTCCTGCTGTCCATCAACAACCGATTTAAAACATAACTTTCCAAAATATACCATAAAAGATAGGGTAAATTTCAAAAGACAATTTTTAAAGGAAAGGTTCAATATAGAAAATGTTCATGGAATAATCAGCCGAGGAGTTGGTGGATATGAAGCATATACATGGGCTTGCGATTACCCAGATGAACTGGACTTCATTATTTGTTCAAGCACTGCATTTAAAACAAATGGGTACAGGTATGTTGTTTCCAAATGTATGGAAAGCATAATTGAATCTTCAGATGATTTTTATTCAGACATATACAGTGATTCACTATCCCGTATGATGGTTTCCATAAATAAATTGTTATATTCCAATTATTTTTCCAAACAGGTATTTCACAATATGACAAATGATGAAATCGATGTTTTGATGGATGATTTTGTTGATGATGGGCTGTTTGTAGATATTTATGATTTTAAACTACGTAATGATGCAGTTTTGGAGTATGATGTTGAAGATAAGTTAAAAAACATAAAGGCTAAAGCTTTAATTATCAGTTCAAAAAATGATATGTATTATTCTCCAAAATTTGATGTAATGCCAATTGAAGAATTGATTGAAAACTCTAAAATAATTTTGCTTGAGCCAAGTGCGGATTATGCAACCTATGAAGACTATCCTCTGATCGAGGATGAGTTGAACAATTTTTTAGATAATGTAAAAAATAAGTAA
- a CDS encoding carbon-nitrogen hydrolase family protein has product MTKIRLALCQMNVIDNKKANIEKAESMICQSVDRNADFIVLPEMFNCPYSNDKFIEYGEKESESITLKYISKLAKQHNVYILAGSIPERENDKLYNTSYLFDKTGSVIAKHRKMHLFDIDVTGKITFKESDVLTAGDDFTVADTEFGRIGMGICYDVRFVELARIMVENGAEILFYPGAFNQTTGPAHWELLFRSRALDNQVFCVGVAPALNMDASYHSYGHSIVTNPWGEVVCQADEKEDLIICEIDLDEIKKVRQELPVLKNKREDLYEVKFK; this is encoded by the coding sequence ATGACAAAAATAAGACTTGCACTTTGTCAAATGAATGTTATTGACAATAAAAAGGCCAATATTGAAAAGGCAGAATCAATGATATGTCAAAGTGTTGACAGGAATGCCGATTTTATAGTTTTACCAGAAATGTTCAATTGTCCATATTCCAATGACAAGTTTATCGAATATGGAGAAAAGGAATCCGAAAGCATTACTCTGAAATACATATCAAAATTGGCAAAACAGCATAATGTTTATATTCTTGCAGGATCAATTCCTGAAAGGGAAAATGACAAATTATACAACACCAGTTACCTTTTTGACAAGACAGGTTCAGTTATAGCCAAGCATAGAAAAATGCATCTTTTTGATATCGACGTTACCGGAAAAATCACATTTAAGGAATCTGACGTTTTAACAGCTGGCGATGACTTTACAGTAGCCGATACGGAATTTGGAAGAATCGGTATGGGAATATGCTATGATGTTCGTTTTGTTGAACTTGCAAGAATAATGGTTGAAAACGGTGCGGAAATATTATTTTATCCCGGCGCATTCAATCAAACTACCGGACCTGCCCATTGGGAGCTGTTGTTTCGCTCAAGAGCTCTGGACAATCAGGTTTTCTGTGTTGGTGTTGCACCTGCACTGAATATGGATGCATCCTACCACAGCTATGGCCATTCTATCGTGACCAATCCATGGGGAGAGGTTGTTTGCCAAGCAGATGAAAAAGAAGATTTGATAATCTGCGAAATTGATTTGGATGAAATAAAAAAAGTAAGACAAGAACTTCCTGTTTTAAAGAACAAACGGGAAGATCTCTATGAAGTGAAATTCAAATAG
- the nucS gene encoding endonuclease NucS, which produces MKYKILEKPNCEDAYDLIQDALRKRATILIFACCKVSYEGRALSELNWGERIIMIKPDGAFLIHQEKKVEPVNWQPPKSRTRAYIKNDNLFLESHRRTPKELLTAEIRQIQFITYANIEDFEELEQAGYEKDMSDMIMEKPHLIEEGFTPTTREYSVEHGFIDILGKDSDNNLMILELKARKAGVTAVKQLRRYIQDMENTDNDYLREVEAEKKKIRGILVAPDIMNDALEMIEEEGIEFVAVEPPRELKRDKKVTLDFF; this is translated from the coding sequence ATGAAATATAAAATTTTAGAAAAACCAAATTGCGAAGATGCATACGATTTAATCCAAGATGCGCTTAGAAAAAGAGCTACAATACTGATTTTTGCATGCTGTAAGGTAAGTTATGAGGGAAGAGCGCTAAGTGAGCTGAATTGGGGAGAACGCATAATCATGATTAAGCCTGATGGGGCATTTCTAATCCATCAAGAAAAAAAGGTGGAGCCTGTAAACTGGCAGCCTCCAAAATCAAGAACCCGTGCATATATCAAAAATGACAATTTATTCCTTGAAAGCCACAGGAGAACACCAAAAGAGCTGTTAACTGCTGAGATTAGACAGATTCAATTCATTACCTATGCAAACATTGAAGACTTTGAAGAGCTTGAACAGGCAGGATATGAAAAGGATATGAGCGACATGATAATGGAAAAGCCTCATCTGATAGAGGAAGGCTTTACTCCAACCACAAGGGAATATAGTGTAGAGCATGGATTTATAGACATTTTGGGAAAAGACAGCGACAATAACCTAATGATTTTAGAACTCAAAGCCCGTAAAGCAGGAGTGACTGCAGTAAAACAGCTTAGAAGATACATTCAGGATATGGAAAATACGGACAACGATTATCTAAGAGAAGTTGAAGCTGAAAAGAAAAAAATAAGGGGAATTCTGGTTGCACCCGATATCATGAACGACGCATTGGAAATGATTGAAGAGGAAGGCATAGAATTTGTAGCTGTCGAACCTCCTCGTGAGTTAAAAAGAGATAAAAAAGTAACATTAGATTTCTTCTAA
- a CDS encoding HEAT repeat domain-containing protein, whose translation MSNLNFNDAINNLSSDDVKVRKEAIESLVGITDEEAIEPLIKATTDENAQVRFKAAEILGSMGDVAVDKLIEEFENAEGKDKRFLAFALKETEDKKVIPYFVDATDDEDFGVRKVAVRALGELQANEELESIAKCLEDEDWGVKLAAIQALGDLATDESIKLIKDARKGEDDKDFKKSCNKAIKKAQKRQKAKKSGETIVKVIPMSTIKEMEKTNVQKAIKEYERYVEAKQPKDAPYKRLCVLYRKANDYDNEVRVIKTAIEVFADNDKKLSYFEKRLAKLE comes from the coding sequence ATGTCTAATTTAAATTTTAATGATGCTATTAACAATTTATCAAGTGATGATGTTAAAGTTAGAAAGGAAGCAATCGAATCATTGGTAGGCATTACTGATGAGGAAGCTATTGAACCGTTAATTAAAGCAACCACTGATGAAAATGCTCAAGTCAGATTCAAGGCTGCAGAAATTTTAGGCAGTATGGGTGATGTTGCAGTTGACAAGTTAATCGAAGAGTTTGAAAACGCTGAAGGAAAGGATAAACGTTTTCTCGCATTTGCTCTTAAGGAGACCGAAGACAAAAAAGTCATTCCATACTTTGTGGACGCCACTGATGATGAGGACTTTGGAGTTAGAAAAGTTGCGGTACGTGCACTTGGTGAACTCCAGGCCAATGAAGAACTTGAATCAATTGCCAAATGTCTTGAAGATGAGGATTGGGGTGTAAAACTTGCAGCCATTCAGGCATTAGGAGATTTGGCTACAGATGAGTCCATCAAGTTAATCAAGGATGCAAGAAAAGGTGAAGATGATAAGGACTTTAAAAAGTCATGTAATAAGGCTATCAAAAAGGCACAAAAAAGACAAAAGGCAAAGAAATCCGGTGAAACAATAGTTAAAGTCATTCCAATGAGTACAATAAAGGAAATGGAAAAGACTAATGTTCAAAAGGCTATTAAAGAATATGAACGTTATGTTGAAGCAAAACAACCTAAGGATGCCCCATACAAAAGATTATGTGTCCTATATAGGAAAGCCAATGATTATGACAATGAAGTCAGAGTGATTAAGACTGCAATTGAAGTCTTTGCCGACAATGACAAAAAACTCTCCTATTTTGAAAAGAGATTGGCAAAATTGGAATAA